From the genome of Microcoleus sp. FACHB-672:
ATAGGTTTTGCCATGTTTAGATCCATACTAAGGCTTGCTGAAAAAAGCTGATGAAGCCAATCTGGAAGCTACTTAGCTTGAAAATTGGGAGTTTCGTCGTGGCGATCACTTGCTTTTCCCAGAGATTTCCCACGAAAGTCTCAGGATTTTGAGTAACCAGATGTTATAGCCTTGCACTTATTGGGTCGAAAAAGCCTTAAAATCCTTAGTTAGTCTAAATTCCACTTTTATCCAGCAAGCACCATACTAGACTTGTTGCCATTAGCGCTTTAATCTAAGTTAAAACACAACTTGTACTTGCTCCAGAGGTTTCCAAATTAGATTCTCTTCAAAGTCGTACAACTTAACCAAAATGTGACTAATCTTCTGCAATGTAATTAACCTGCTGCACGGGTTCTGCAGTGGATTCGTACGGATTAAAAGGCTCATCGTTTTGACTTTGCATAATATGTAGACCTTTAGGGAAACTGTCATTACAATCAAGAGTGAGAAGATTACAATAATGCCTGTGGGACTTTTCCTCAACTTTATAGAAGTCAGTATTATGATTTCTAGCAGTGGGTGTGGCAGAGCAAAGCCCACGTGTTAAAAAAATTGAACTTAACAGTCGTTATCCACGCGTTTGCAAGCAAAACATGCTATTATAATATTAGTGTTTTTGAAATTTTCAAAGTCACATAATGATTAAAAAACTCGTTAAAAAAGTTGCAAGAAAATTAGGAATAGAATTAAGCAGATTTACTCCTCAAACATCAGATACTGCTCGAATCCAGCGTATCTTACATCACTATCAAATTGATTTGGTTTTGGACATAGGTGCTAATATAGGCCAATACTCAATGCTGTTACGTGATCTAGGATACCAGGGGAGAATCGTATCATTTGAGCCATTATCAAGCGCTTACTCAACACTGACAGTTGTAAGTAGTAAAGACCCCTTATGGAAAATCGCTCCTCGTCTTGCAATTGGTAATGTAGATAGGGAAAGTGTTCAGATTAACATTGCTGGTAATTCTCAGAGTAGTTCTATACTACCCATGCTGAACTCCCACCTAAATGTAGCCCCAAACTCAGCCTATACCAGTTCTGAAATGGTTCCAATGAAAAGACTAGATACGATTAGTGAATATTATATAGATGAAGACGTTAAATCAATTTTTCTTAAGATAGATACACAAGGTTTTGAAACGCAGGTTCTTGAAGGTGCCTCTGCAATTTTAGCAAAAGTCGAATTTATTCAAATAGAGCTATCATTAATTCCTCTCTATGAAGGCGAAAAGCTTTATAATGACATGATCGCGCTAATGTATCATCTGGGATATGAGGTTTACGCCATCATACCTGGATTTACCGATCCATTGACTGGCAGACTTCTTCAAATGGATGGGATCTTTAAAAAAAATGAAAGTATGTTTGCTTAGTTACTCAGATGGACGGGGGGGTGGATATGCGGCAGCATATCGGCTTCATCAAGGCTTGCTCCAAGCTAATGTGGACTCAACAATGCTTGTTGGATATAAAACTCGGGACGATATCACAGTTTTATCCAAAGAAACTAAGCTGGCACAGGCACGGGCAAAAATTCTGCCATCTCTCGATGCTTTAGCAATAAAATTGTTGTATCCCAAACGGGTTCCTACAGTTTATTCTCTTCAGTGGGTTCCAGATACACTCTCGTCAAGAGTTGCACAACTTAAGTCAGATATTCTCAATTTACATTGGGTGTATGGAGGCTTTCTGCAAATTGAGAGCGTTGCTAAGTTTAATCAACCGATTGTTTGGACACTACATGATATGTGGGCTTTCACTGGCGGTTGTCACTACAATCAAGAGTGCAATCGCTACACAAAGTCGTGTGGTGCTTGTCCTCAACTCGGCAGTCACCAGGACAAAGATTTATCGCACTGGGTGTGGCAGCGCAAGGCTAAAGCTTGGAGAGACTTGAACCTAACCATTGTTACTCCTAGCCATTGGTTAGCTCAGTGCACTCACTCAAGCTCTCTCTTCAAAAACGCGCGCATAGAAGTGATTCCCAATGGACTTGATAGCTGGCAATACAAGCCTGTTGACCAACGTCTAGCAAGAGAACGCTTAAACTTACCCCAAGATAAACATCTTGTGCTTTTTGGTGCGTTGAACGCTGCTAGTGATCCTCGTAAGGGATTTCATCTTCTACAGCCGGCTTTACGAAACCTTACTCAATCAGGATGCTGCGAAGGTATAGAACTGGTCATTTTTGGTGCCTCTCAACCCAGTCATCCTGCCGATTTAGGTTTTAAGTGCCATTATTTAGGTAAATTGAATGACGATATTTCCTTAGCATTAGTTTATGCTGCCGCAGACGTGTTCGTTGCACCTTCAACTCAAGATAACTTGCCTAATACAGTGATGGAAGCTCTAGCTTGTGGCACTCCCTGCGTGGCTTTTAAAATTGGGGGTATGCCTGATATGATTGAGCATCAGCAGAATGGCTATTTAGCACG
Proteins encoded in this window:
- a CDS encoding glycosyltransferase family 4 protein, with the protein product MKVCLLSYSDGRGGGYAAAYRLHQGLLQANVDSTMLVGYKTRDDITVLSKETKLAQARAKILPSLDALAIKLLYPKRVPTVYSLQWVPDTLSSRVAQLKSDILNLHWVYGGFLQIESVAKFNQPIVWTLHDMWAFTGGCHYNQECNRYTKSCGACPQLGSHQDKDLSHWVWQRKAKAWRDLNLTIVTPSHWLAQCTHSSSLFKNARIEVIPNGLDSWQYKPVDQRLARERLNLPQDKHLVLFGALNAASDPRKGFHLLQPALRNLTQSGCCEGIELVIFGASQPSHPADLGFKCHYLGKLNDDISLALVYAAADVFVAPSTQDNLPNTVMEALACGTPCVAFKIGGMPDMIEHQQNGYLARPFEVDDLAKGILWVLEDKDRWIKLGNRAREKAELEFTQELQASRYLSLFTEIVSKYRKEKAKLS
- a CDS encoding FkbM family methyltransferase, with the protein product MIKKLVKKVARKLGIELSRFTPQTSDTARIQRILHHYQIDLVLDIGANIGQYSMLLRDLGYQGRIVSFEPLSSAYSTLTVVSSKDPLWKIAPRLAIGNVDRESVQINIAGNSQSSSILPMLNSHLNVAPNSAYTSSEMVPMKRLDTISEYYIDEDVKSIFLKIDTQGFETQVLEGASAILAKVEFIQIELSLIPLYEGEKLYNDMIALMYHLGYEVYAIIPGFTDPLTGRLLQMDGIFKKNESMFA